One Chloroflexota bacterium DNA segment encodes these proteins:
- a CDS encoding sugar ABC transporter permease: MQVTKSTQGPAQAEPGLESPVVVMGRSERMVAWLERVASASFLMPSVLVILFLSIFPLVVSLYLSLARLQFVKGGFKITFVGLANYRKLFVGSEKTHFLGVLADPSPLGWLVFVAVVAGLVLSLVRYARSEGASALGFFWRLVASVITGAGVWLLVRSLSPGGRPGTLVVTLIYVFGGVTIQYILGLVLALLCIQQIPGRRFFRVVFLLPMMITPVGIAYMFRMLTDFTKGPFTPIWRAFGLAETSWVNNPWTARAAVMIGDIWQWTPFMFIVLLAALESQPIEPIEAALVDGAGRWQIFRHITLPSVLPVSTTLILIRLIEAFKIIDLPNVLTNGGPGTATESLTLQAFMTWRTLDIGGSAAVAYMLLLVVTFVALVTVNIIRRRVVEAL; this comes from the coding sequence GTCTACTCAAGGCCCGGCCCAGGCTGAGCCGGGCCTTGAGTCTCCTGTTGTGGTGATGGGGCGTTCGGAGAGGATGGTCGCGTGGCTGGAGCGCGTGGCCAGTGCCTCCTTCCTGATGCCCAGCGTGCTGGTGATCCTGTTCCTCTCCATCTTCCCCCTGGTCGTGTCCCTGTATCTTTCCCTGGCACGGCTGCAGTTCGTCAAGGGGGGATTCAAGATCACCTTCGTTGGGCTGGCCAACTATCGGAAGCTGTTCGTCGGCAGCGAGAAGACCCACTTCCTGGGCGTGCTGGCGGATCCGTCCCCGTTGGGGTGGCTGGTGTTCGTCGCCGTCGTGGCGGGGCTGGTCCTGTCGCTGGTCCGCTACGCCCGCAGCGAGGGGGCTTCGGCCCTGGGCTTCTTCTGGCGTTTGGTGGCCAGCGTGATCACGGGCGCGGGGGTGTGGCTGTTGGTGCGGTCGCTCAGCCCCGGTGGCCGCCCGGGGACCCTGGTGGTGACGCTGATCTATGTCTTCGGTGGCGTGACCATCCAGTATATCCTGGGACTGGTCCTGGCGCTGCTGTGCATCCAGCAGATCCCCGGCCGCCGCTTCTTCCGCGTCGTCTTCCTGCTGCCGATGATGATCACGCCGGTGGGCATCGCGTACATGTTCCGCATGCTGACCGACTTCACCAAGGGGCCGTTTACGCCGATCTGGCGGGCCTTTGGGTTGGCGGAGACCTCGTGGGTGAACAACCCGTGGACCGCTCGCGCCGCCGTCATGATCGGTGATATCTGGCAGTGGACGCCGTTCATGTTCATCGTCCTGTTGGCGGCGCTGGAGAGCCAACCGATCGAGCCCATTGAGGCCGCCCTGGTGGACGGCGCTGGCCGATGGCAGATCTTCCGGCACATCACGCTGCCCAGCGTCCTGCCGGTCAGCACGACCTTGATCTTGATCCGGCTCATCGAGGCCTTCAAGATCATCGATCTGCCCAACGTGTTGACGAACGGGGGGCCGGGTACCGCCACCGAGTCGTTGACGCTGCAGGCCTTCATGACATGGCGTACGCTCGATATCGGCGGATCGGCCGCCGTCGCCTATATGCTGCTGTTGGTGGTGACGTTCGTCGCCCTGGTGACCGTGAATATCATCCGGCGTCGGGTGGTGGAAGCGTTATAG
- a CDS encoding carbohydrate ABC transporter permease, with the protein MVLSYIVLGIWSFVVLFPLYWLLITSFKLPIHVNDGPVYLPFIDFKPSLHAWRYIFVDLRNDTLRPYANTVIVGLTSSVLSLALGTAASYALVRFEYQPRIGTILLFIGCMILAIVAITLGVPWQVAVVASIAVFLLLAQTIGKRFRRHLKNDDIAFWMISQRILPPVAVVIPIYILFQRLDLLDTRTALVITYVATNLPIVVWLMRDYFQSIPIELEECAAIDGASPYRIFWSIVVPLSVPGLVATFLFVLVFAWNEYLLALFLSSAHAQTLPLTVAAQNATRGPQWWYMSVLILIMIIPVIAMAIALERYIARGLLVGAIKG; encoded by the coding sequence ATGGTCTTATCCTATATCGTCCTGGGGATCTGGTCCTTCGTGGTCCTGTTTCCGCTGTATTGGCTGCTGATCACCTCGTTCAAGCTGCCGATCCACGTGAACGATGGGCCCGTGTACCTTCCCTTCATCGACTTCAAGCCCTCGTTGCACGCCTGGCGGTATATCTTCGTCGATCTGCGCAACGATACATTGCGCCCGTACGCGAATACCGTCATCGTGGGGTTGACCAGCTCGGTGTTGTCGCTGGCGCTGGGCACGGCGGCCTCGTACGCTCTGGTGCGGTTTGAGTACCAGCCGCGCATCGGGACGATCCTGCTGTTCATCGGCTGTATGATCCTGGCCATTGTGGCGATCACGCTGGGCGTCCCCTGGCAGGTGGCCGTGGTGGCCTCCATCGCCGTGTTCCTCCTGCTGGCGCAGACCATCGGCAAGCGCTTCCGACGCCATCTGAAGAACGATGACATCGCCTTCTGGATGATCTCTCAGCGCATCCTGCCGCCGGTCGCCGTGGTGATCCCGATCTATATCCTCTTCCAGCGGCTAGATCTGCTGGACACCCGCACGGCGCTGGTCATCACCTACGTGGCCACCAATCTGCCCATCGTGGTGTGGCTGATGCGGGACTACTTCCAGAGCATCCCGATCGAGCTGGAGGAGTGTGCGGCCATCGATGGGGCATCGCCTTATCGCATCTTCTGGTCCATTGTGGTGCCCCTTTCGGTCCCCGGGCTGGTGGCCACGTTCCTGTTCGTGCTGGTCTTCGCCTGGAACGAGTACCTGCTGGCGTTGTTCCTGAGCAGCGCCCATGCCCAGACGCTGCCCCTGACCGTCGCGGCGCAAAACGCTACTCGCGGGCCGCAGTGGTGGTACATGTCGGTGCTGATCCTGATCATGATCATCCCGGTCATCGCCATGGCCATCGCCCTGGAGCGCTATATCGCCCGCGGCCTGCTGGTGGGCGCGATCAAGGGATGA